Proteins found in one Neofelis nebulosa isolate mNeoNeb1 chromosome 3, mNeoNeb1.pri, whole genome shotgun sequence genomic segment:
- the PDHA2 gene encoding pyruvate dehydrogenase E1 component subunit alpha, testis-specific form, mitochondrial, whose translation MRKMLAAAVSRVLSGVTQKPASRVLVASCNYSNDAMFAIKKCDLYRLEEGPPVTTLLTREDGLKYYRMMQTVRRMELKADQLYKQKFIRGFCHLCDGQEACSVGLEAGINPTDHVITSYRAHGLCYTRGLSVRSILAELTGRRGGCAKGKGGSMHMYVKNFYGGNGIVGAQGPLGAGIALACKYKGNKEVCLTLYGDGAANQGQIAEAHNMAALWKLPCVFICENNLYGMGTPVERASASTDYYKRGNFIPGLRVDGMDVLGVREATKFVADYCRSGKGPIVMELQTYRYHGHSMSDPGISYRTREEVQNVRKKSDPIMLLKDRMVNSELATVEELKDIDVEVRKEVEDAAQFAMTDPEPPLEELAHHIYCNTPAFEVRGANQWIKFKSLS comes from the coding sequence ATGAGGAAGATGCTCGCTGCCGCTGTCTCCCGCGTGTTGTCCGGGGTCACGCAGAAGCCCGCTAGCAGAGTGCTGGTGGCATCCTGTAACTATTCAAATGATGCGATGTTTGCAATTAAGAAATGTGATCTTTATCGCTTAGAAGAGGGTCCCCCTGTCACAACACTGCTCACCCGGGAGGATGGGCTCAAATACTACAGGATGATGCAGACCGTTCGCCGAATGGAGCTGAAGGCAGATCAGCtgtataaacaaaaatttatccGTGGGTTCTGTCACTTGTGCGATGGTCAGGAAGCTTGTTCTGTGGGCCTGGAGGCCGGGATAAATCCCACCGACCATGTCATCACATCCTATCGGGCTCATGGCTTGTGCTATACTCGTGGACTCTCTGTCCGATCAATTCTTGCAGAGCTGACAGGACGAAGGGGAGGCTGTGCTAAAGGAAAAGGAGGATCGATGCATATGTATGTCAAGAATTTCTATGGGGGCAATGGCATTGTTGGCgcacaggggcccctgggagcTGGTATTGCTCTGGCCTGTAAATACAAGGGAAACAAGGAGGTCTGTTTGACTCTTTATGGGGATGGTGCTGCGAATCAGGGTCAGATAGCTGAAGCTCACAATATGGCAGCTTTGTGGAAATTACCCTGTGTTTTCATCTGTGAGAATAACCTCTATGGAATGGGAACCCCTGTTGAGAGAGCATCAGCCAGCACCGATTACTATAAGAGAGGAAATTTTATCCCTGGACTAAGGGTAGACGGAATGGATGTTCTAGGTGTTCGGGAGGCAACTAAGTTTGTAGCTGACTACTGTAGATCTGGAAAGGGGCCCATAGTGATGGAGCTGCAGACCTACCGGTATCATGGACACAGTATGAGTGACCCTGGGATCAGTTATCGTACCCGAGAAGAAGTTCAGAATGTGAGAAAGAAGAGCGATCCTATTATGCTTCTCAAAGACAGAATGGTGAACAGTGAGCTTGCCACTGTTGAGGAACTAAAGGATATTGATGTTGAAGTGAGGAAAGAAGTGGAGGATGCAGCCCAGTTTGCTATGACTGATCCTGAACCACCTTTGGAAGAATTAGCTCATCACATCTACTGCAATACTCCAGCTTTTGAAGTTCGTGGTGCAAACCAGTGGATCAAGTTCAAGTCCCTCAGTTAA